In the Quercus lobata isolate SW786 chromosome 5, ValleyOak3.0 Primary Assembly, whole genome shotgun sequence genome, one interval contains:
- the LOC115990201 gene encoding uncharacterized protein LOC115990201: MQNQIADALATMASMMDGPKKDEAQPIVVGQKEELASCMSIEENEGMDREGEWYSNILQYLKDKTYPKSTNKNDQLTIRRLSNNHIICGERLYIRSFNRIHLLCVTAKEA; the protein is encoded by the coding sequence ATGCAGAATCAGATTGCAGATGCTTTAGCAACAATGGCATCCATGATGGATGGGCCTAAGAAGGATGAAGCTCAGCCAATAGTGGTGGGACAAAAAGAAGAGCTAGCTTCTTGCATGTCAATAGAAGAAAATGAGGGAATGGATAGGGAAGGTGAATGGTATTCTAACATATTGCAATATCTTAAGGATAAGACATACCCAAAGTCTACAAATAAGAATGACCAATTGACCATTAGAAGGTTGTCCAATAATCATATTATTTGTGGTGAGAGGCTTTACATAAGATCATTTAACAGAATTCATCTCCTTTGCGTGACTGCCAAGGAagcatag